The DNA sequence GTAGCTCTTTCTGCATGACACACCACGGGCTTGAAAGAACTAGTGTCTGTTATTGCTCACAAGATGATGGGTCCATCAAGTCTTCTCATCTCAGCTGGAATCACTCATCTGTCTGTGGTCATGGATGGGTTTGGTGGGCAGCTCTGCTGATCCAGGCTCAGCTCTAATACATGTTTGGGGCTTGACTGGCTGTCGTTTGTCGAGGGTGGCCTTGGTAGGACAAATGGATTCCTGCAtttgtctctcatcctccagtagGCTAGCCTAGGCTCAGTTGCATGGTGCAGACTGGGATCTAAGAGAGTGAGCAGAAAGATGCGGTACCTCTTGAAGCCTTGTTTCAGAACTAGCACACCATGATTTCCACCTTTTTCTATTGGCTGAAGCAAGTCCCACGTCCAGCTCAGATTCGAGAGGTGGAGAAAGAGGTTCTATCTGCTAATGGAAGAGCTGCAGAGTCTCACTGCATAGGAATAGGGTATACGGAGGAACAAAGGAATGGGGACGTTTCTGTCGTCAGCTGCCGCTATGataatgatgaagatgatgatgatagctaacAGTGATTTAGTGCTTACCACATACCAGAAATGGTATTCAATGCCATGGCGTATGttgtctaatttaattttcacaagccTATGAGGTAGAGATGATTATTATTGCCACATTATAGACGATGAAATGGAAGGTCAGAGAGGTTAGGGAGCTTGCCAGAgttcacatagctagtaagtgaaCTATGAGTGATGGACCTGGGATTCTAACCTGATTTGTCCAACACCAGAGAAGGTTATATTAAGTATTACTGAAGATTTGAGCggtggagcccagaggagggctATGAACTGACCCAATGAACTGAACTTTCTGCTCTGCACACAGAGCTGGAccttgaacccaggccacctGACCCCCAGCTGTGGGGTCTTCATGTCCTCATGGTAATAGCGTCCACTCCCACTCATGCCTGCTTCTCCAGGGGAGGGGTGCCTGGGGCCAAGAGACTGGGTCTTGGGAGCCTGTCCTGGTGTTGGGTTGGGGCGTGGCTCAGGGGAGGCCCCATCCCATCCCCGGCTCTGCCCCTTCTCTGTCCAGGCCAAGTGGAAGCGCCTGGCCTCGGAGGGCAGTGCCCATCTGGACATGTTTGAGCACATCAGCCTCATGACCCTCGACAGTCTGCAGAAATGTGTCTTCAGTTTCGACAGCAACTGCCAGGAGTGAGTCCTGGCCCAGGGCCTCGGAACATGGGCCATAGATGCAAGGGAATAGACAGAGGGAGGACTGACCAGGGCAATCAGAagggccttcctggaggagaagggTCCGAGCCGGACACTGAagcagggaaggggaaagagagagagcaatcCTTTTGGGTAGGTAGAAATGTTTGATACAGGCCAGGAGGCTAGGACGAGCAGAGTGTGTACAACAATGTAGAGACGCCTGGGAAATAGGATTGGAGGTGTAGGCAGGGGTAGATCTTAATGACATTCAAAAGCCAGGCAAAGGAATATGAACTTGATCCTAAGGTTTCCAAGGAGCCATGGAAGGTGTTTGAGCAGATGAGGATCATGGTCAAAGCTGAGCTTGGACATCTGACTCTAGAGAAGACTTGTGTAGACACAGGATGCAAGGAGACCATGGAGAGGAGTAGGCCTGAACTTGGTGGAGAAAATGCAGCAGATTtgggagaaactgaggaagaatGGGCAGGATCAGATATTGTGTaggagaaagaggagatgaaTGTGATTCTCAAGCTGTGCCCTGGTGTCTAGGACATGAGACAGCTCACAGAtatgggaggcagagagagaagcatgATGAGGGCACTCTTTTATGGATGGCATGTGGTCCTGGGTTTCTGGCTGGGAGGTGCTCCTAGGGTTTCCCATGAGTTGAGAAGCTGCTTCATAATGCTCTCTCTGGCCTGGGCCTGCAGGAATCCCAGCGAATATATTGCTGCCATCTTGGAGCTCAGTGCTCTTGTGACAAAACGGCACCACCAGATCTTCATGCACATGGACTTCCTGTACTACCTCACTCCCGACGGGCGGCGCTTCCGTAGGGCCTGTGACCTGGTGCACGACTTCACAGATGCTGTCATCCAGGAGCGGCGCCGCACTCTTTTTAGCCAGGATTCGCATGACCTCCTCAAGGCTAAGGCTAAGACGAAGACTTTGGACTTCATCGATGTGCTCCTGCTGGCCAAGGTGGGCTTCTCTGGGATCTGAATTCAAGAGGTAGGATGGACCTTGATTTCAAATGTCAGATAGGAGAACTTAGATTTGATGCAGAGGGTGCTAGTGAAGGTGtatgaggaaggaagggacaggTCAGAGATAAGTTTTAGGCATGACTCCGTAGAAGGCTGCCTGGAAGGAgtaaggaggaggcaggagaccaggGAGGAGGCTTGTGGGGTGGGCTCTGGAGATGATGAGAGAAGGATCCCACTTGGATGATGGAGCTTCAGGGACTGTTCAGGTTAGAGTCAGGCACCCTCAGAGCTGGTGTGATTCAAAGGGTCTTCTTGTCCTTTCTCCAGGATGAAGATGGGAAGGGACTGCCAGATGAGGACATCCGAGCTGAAGCTGACACCTTTATGTTTGGGGGTGAGAATACAGAAGGGGCAGGGGTCTTTCTATCCCAGGGACTTGGCTGGTGGTCCCTGGACAACCTTGTcaccctccatcctccccatTCTCACTGAGGGCCTTAATGTAAGGGCGCTGTCCACCTTCTGGTGCTGAAGCCACTCAGAGACCCAAACCTGTCTGGCTGCCTCTCAGGACACGACACCACAGCCAGCGGCCTCTCCTGGGTTCTGTACAACCTCGCGAGGCACCCAGAGCACCAGGAGCACTGCCGGCAGGAGGTGCGAGAGCTCCTGAGGGACCGCGAGCCTAAAGAGATTGAGTGGTGAGTGCAGGTGCACATGGTCTGTTCCTGAACCCCTCTGTCATTTCTACTTAGTGGGAATAGGAGCAGAGCCCACATGTAGGGTCTGGTACCCAGCCTGGAGAGCAGGAGAAAGTTTGCAGACTTTTGAGACAGAAAGATCTGAGTGTCCACACTTATTGCCCCACTAACTTGCTATGTGACTAATAAaatcaattctcttttcttcatgcCACTTTTGTCCTCTGTAAATTGGTAGGGAGGGTGGGGAGTCTCTCCCCCACAGAGCTGCAGCAATGTGTGTAGAACAGATGCACTCAGAATGGATTCAGTAAATGcacttctcccctttctttttttctgcctgatgttgcattttttccccaaagagccAAGCTGCccttaatttttattctcttctccaATTCCCGCCTAATAGTCTATTCCAGGGGTTTGCAAGAGGTCTTTGGGAGTAAAAAATCATCCATCTCCTCATTCAGTAAACATATCCTTTCCCAACTGCCCTTTCCCAACTCAGTGTCCAGTTCTGTTCTAGTCCTccctgggcaggggtgggcagagaggaaaggaggtgaGGCTGGGTAGTGGAACAATGAATACAAATTCACCACTAGATGTGGATAGCGGACAGTGCTCCAGGCCAAGGGGATGGCTTCTGCAAAGACCAGGACAGAAGCGTGCAGGAGTGAGCCTGGCAGTTTGAGGGGAAGTAACAGTGGTTGTATCCTTATGAAACTTACAGTATGAGGAACAAGAGGGGCTCCTGAAGAGGCTGGAGCTGGAAACGGAAACCCCTCTTGGAATGCTTTGGAAACCATGTTACGAGTTTCCAAACCTGTCAGTTCAAGTCCTTTGAAAAGCCAATACCAGATAAAAGATAAGTTGGCAGAGATGCTGCCTTTAGGGGAGTCTCACATTGGGCAGAAATGGTAAGGCAATAGTGGCCACTGGGCTCAGTCTTCGGCTGGGAGCTGCCCAGGTAGCTGTGGTGTTGGCTGGAATGCTGCAGCAGGGCCTGGAGACCCTATAGCTGGAGGCTAAAAGCTAAAAGCACTCCTTGTAGCTGTACAGCATTCTTTCTGGAAGGGAGGTCCATGACTAATGCAAGAGGGCAATGGGATACACGGGAGATCTTTGAGTATAGGAGGGACGGGTCGGATATGGGTATTAGAAACATCTTTCTGCAGCTACAGGGGCAAACTGGGGCGGAGGTCGGGGAGAGCTGGGGCCTAGCGGGCCAGGGGGAAGATTCTGGTCCAAGGGCTGAAGGATGGTGAGGAGGTGTTGGACTGGACAAACACTTTGGAGGTAGTGCCCTCAACTTCAAGGCTTTGCTTAGCACAGCAGTCCTGTGAGTTGGAGAAATGTTTTTGTGCTTCTCCCAACTTCAAAAAATTATGCATTTGATAAAAATGTACATAGTACAAAATGGTTTACAGTGAATATAagcctccttctttttttctcccaattttattaagatataattgacatataacattgtataagtttaaggtgtgcaacatgaTGATTTGGTACACGGATATATTGAAAAATGAGTACAGTAGGGTAGGTTAACGCACCtaacacctctctctctctctctcttttttttttagatttttaaaatttttttcctttttctccccaaagccccccggtacatagttgtatattctttgttgtgggtccttctagttgtggcatgtgggacgctgcctcagcgtggtttgatgagcagtgccatgtccccgcccaggattcgaaccactgggccgcctgcagcggagcgcgtgcacttaaccactcagccacggggccagccccctaacacCTCTCTCTTATGCCAGCACCCCAATCCCATGGCCGCCTTCGATGGTTTCCTGTGTCCTTCAGACGATGTTCAGTCTATAACCACGTTTATCTGTTCACAGTCTTTCTTACTCACTCATTCATCTGTCTTGTCTCTCTACAAATGAGAGTATACACAGAGCATTCAGGCATGCTCATCGAAAATATAACTTCAAgatcctttcatttttttaaataaaatataagtttcagaaaattaattttgagttGCAAAATCAATATTgagaagaaggggctggccccgtgggtgAATGGttttcacacgctccacttcagcggcccagggtttccctggtttggatcctgggcagggacatggcaccactcacaggccacgctgaggaggcgtcccacatgccacgactagaaggacgcacaactaaatatacaactatgtactggggggatttggggagaaaaagcagggaaaagtaaaagaagattggcaacagttagctcaggtgccaatcttaagaaaaaaaaataataggaagaaGTCTATTTTTTGTGCACAAAATGAAACATCATGGAGAAGATTAGTTTCAACTTTGTTGCCCTCTCCCCAAGCCTAGTTCCTTCTGTGTCTCCTGAGGGGTCTCTAGAGACATCAGTCTGTCATATGTCGTTTCagacctttcttttctcttggaatgtctatatatgtatatactgttgCAGTTTAAGAGAAATACATGCATGCCCACACACTTGCTCACTTGTTCTTCTCACTCAACAGCGTGTCTTAGGGCTCCTTTTTCTGAGTGCTGCACAGCATTGCAGTTTACTCAGCTCATCCCTCTATGGAGgatgtatatgaaaatatttgcaattataacatattgccaaattgcctttcGGCATCTCTGTACTGATTTACCCTGTAGTGTGATAGGACCAGTGATCCCTATTTCCTTTTTGATAGCTGTATAGAATTCCACCATATGggtgtaccataatttatttaaacatttccttatCAATGGACATTagtatagttttgtagtatactATAGTCTTTTGCTGTAGCAAACATGATGTAGTGAACATCCATGTATGCTGACCTTTGCTTACATATGTGGGTGTCTCTCCAGAACAAATTCTTAGAAGTAGCATTGCTGAATCAAAGACCATTTGAGTTTTGCAACTTAATAGCTCACAGCAAATCCACTCCTCCAAACAGATTTTGAGAGTGCCAATTATcttgcatcctcaccaacagtgcacattATAAAACTTTAAATCACCAACAGTGTGCATTATGAAACTGTAAAACTGTagccaatctgataggtgaaatATAATACTTTGTTATTTTAATGAGCATCACTTTAAGTATGGGTAAAGTCGAGCACTGTTTTCACATGTTGATCAgccatgcatttctttttttgtgaagttTCAGTTTGCATAATTTGTCCTTTTTACATTGagcttttttctagtttttttcatattggtttataagggttctttaaataaaaagaaaattacttcttTGTCTGTTATGCAAAAATTATCCCCGAGAGtgtcttttgactttatttttggttttggttcaTTTTCTTGTAGtcacatttattaacttttttcttttcttttcttttcttttctttttttttggtgaggaagattggccctgaactaagatctgttgccaatctttctctttttgctcgaggaagatttgccctgagctaacatctgtgccaatcttcctctactttatatgtgggacactgccacactgtggcttgatgagcggtgtgtaggtctctgcctgggatccgaacccacgaatcctgggccaccaaagcagagtgtgcaaacttaactactatgctactgggctggccctaacttttttcttttatagcttctgggtttttaaaaaaatcatgcttGGAAAAGACTTTCACACTCTAATACTAAACTGTAAaactcttgtttattttcttctaatgggtttatttatttaaaaaatattttattaaaaatttaattttgtttatataatacttttgtttttatcttttatatttaatactttGTTCCATATGAAATCCATTGGTATAACTACTGAGGTAGGAATCTTTTTTCCACCAAATGGCTAATTGtctcaaaataatttaatgaatattttgtatttgtcttagaatttttaataatagcagCTTCATGATAaactaaattaatttatatatttgggtttatttcagTACTCTActctgttctatttatttatatattcatacataaGCACCAAGAAGTGTTCATtatcatactttaaaaaacatttcatacTTGATAAAGTATGTTCTGACGGAGTATGAATAACTTGATAAAGTTAGCCCcatcttattaatttgtttttacaaattttttcttgcattcttatttttccatttgaactCTATGATCGAGTTGGGTAGttcaaaaaatattcttgaaaattttaattaattagctTTTTGGACCTCAGGTGCGAAGGATGGAGTTGACCATGTCCCCCAATTTATGACTAATTGTCATCATTTTTTCATgcaatatttattcattcccaTTCAGCCCAACTCTCCACTTTCAGTTCTCCACCAATATGATTCGAGAGAGCTTGATCcttttatttgcataatttcttgttttgggtggatgtattttaaaattcacaaatactACAGATCTCATGCTGGTTCTCACCTTTTCCGGAAGCATAGCACTACGATTTCATTAGATTTTATCATCCATGGTCTATGTACACTTTAGATTATTGCTTGGAGCCATCATATAGTACTTCCCTCTCCAATCCCTTACAGCTGAATACTCAGGCTGCTTCCATCTCATCACTGCAGTGAACACTTTGTACATGTGTCTATCACCTGTCTGAGAATCTCTCTGGGATCTATACCTGGGAGCCAACTTGCTGGGTCGTAAAACACACGTTGCCTTTCCCTGACGATACTGAAGCCCTCGAGCATGGCAGCCCCTGTCCACACCTCCACTATCAGTGCTTGAAGTCCCTCTACCCCCACACCTCCTCGTCATTGCCCACCTTGTTAGCTCTTGCCTTGAATAGGTGTGAAGCAACATCTCATTGCTAtacaatttccatttctctgagaaCCAATGACTGAGCATCTCTTCACGTTTTAAATCTCTTGTGTTTGAGCTTCTGTGAATTCCTAGATCATGTCCTCTGCCTACTTTTCTCTTGAGTcacatctgtctctctcttgttGATTTGCAGGAATTCCTTGTATATTCAAGATATTGTTCTAGATCTATATATTTATTGCAGATATCTACAGTGAATCTCTCATCTGAATTTTTTTTGGTCCGTGGTGTCTTTTATTAAACAGAAATCCTTAATTTCAatgcatatttattcatttttttgtcttccaGTTTGAGcttttggggttttatttaaGAATTCCTTCCTACTCCTACGTCACAAAGATGTCGCCTAGGTCATCTTCTTTTAACCTAATGGTCTTACCTTTCACATGTGAGAGGAGACAGCATCCTGTGTATGAAGTAGATGAGGATCTAGTTCTTTCTGTTTCCACATCACCAGTTGTCCGAACCCTTTCTACTAAACTATCCATCCGTCCAGTAGTTTGTGGGGCCTCCTTCACCAGATGCGAAGTTTTCATCTAACCACGTGCAGTATCTgagttctctattttgttccatgagtttgttttcctgttcttgcAATAATACCacaccgtttttttttttttaaaattacttcacTTTGGTAATAGATCTTAATATCTGGTAggttgagttctctttctttgaccttttatttttaaaatgacatagcTCTTGAAGTTGAATCCTTTCAAACTGAATAAGATTACCaagttccaaaaaaaaaaaaaaacaaaaacaaacaaacaaacaaaaaaaagccagCTAGGATTTtattggattgcattgaatatattGATTAGTTTACAAATAATTGATACCTTTATAATATTAGGTCATCCCAACTTAGAGTGTGGAGGGGATCCTATTCATTCAAATAACTTCATAAGCCCATTATAGAGAttacttttttttgctttttaattatataattcaaaaagctttttttaatgcaaatatatTAACACTTTTAAGGATACCCTATGAGTATTGTGTTTTCCTCAGAAATGTTTCTAAAGTTTTCTTCTACTAACTTTCGTGGTATTAATTTTCTAATGCTTCAATCCTTGGTCCATGTGGAACTTATCCTGTTATAGGAGTGAGGGTCAGAGGAAGGTGGAGAGAGGGTCTAACCGGGCAGGAGGAGGGCTGAGGGGTCTCTGTTTTGGCTTCCTGGATAATTGTTGGGGGGTTTCCTTAGGGACGACCTGGCCCAGTTGCCCTTCCTGACCATGTGCATCAAGGAGAGTCTGCGGTTGCATCCCCCAGTCGCGGCCATTTCCCGATGCTGCACCCAGGACATTGTGCTCCCGGATGGCCGGGTCATCCCCAAAGGTGCCCTCAACGTCAGGGGGAGGAGGGTATCGGTCCCATGAGGGGAGACCAGGTCCCGACGACCCTCTCTTCCCCCATAGGGAACATGTGTGTCATCAGCATCTTCGGGATACATCACAACCCGTCAGTTTGGCAGGACCCTGAGGTGCGGCCCTTCCCCCCTtctccatgcccaggacctggtGAGGGGGCGGGGTCCTGACTGGGGAAATCACAGGCTTCGCCTTCTCTGCATGCACACCTGTCTTTTCTGGGGGCGTCGGGTGTCCTGAGAAACCCCACCCAGCAGCCCTGTCTTGGCCTCGCCCGCAGGTCTATGATCCATTCCGCTTCAACCCAGAAAGCCCCCAGAAGAGATCACCCCTGGCTTTTATTCCCTTCTCTGCGGGGCCCAGGTGAGGGCAGGGGGTGTCTGAGGCGAGGATGGGATGAGGGTGGTAGGGGCATTCAAAGGATGTGCAAGCCCTCGTGGGGGGCCCAGGCTTCACTCTCCCTgcgggtggggatggggggtcCCAGGACAGGTTCCCACGCGATGGTGCAGGGATGGGGGCCCTGAGACAGGTTCCGGCACGATGGTGCGGGGATGGGGGTCCCGGGACAGGTTCCGGCTCGATGGTGCGGGCATGGGGGTCCCGGGACAGGTTCCCGCGCGATGGTGCGGGGATGAGGGTCCTGGGCGCCTTCGAGCCCCCACTCCCGCCGCAGGAACTGCATCGGGCAGACGTTCGCCATNNNNNNNNNNNNNNNNNNNNNNNNNNNNNNNNNNNNNNNNNNNNNNNNNNNNNNNNNNNNNNNNNNNNNNNNNNNNNNNNNNNNNNNNNNNNNNNNNNNNNNNNNNNNNNNNNNNNNNNNNNNNNNNNNNNNNNNNNNNNNNNNNNNNNNNNNNNNNNNNNNNNNNNNNNNNNNNNNNNNNNNNNNNNNNNNNNNNNNNNNNNNNNNNNNNNNNNNNNNNNNNNNNNNNNNNNNNNNNNNNNNNNNNNNNNNNNNNNNNNNNNNNNNNNNNNNNNNNNNNNNNNNNNNNNNNNNNNNNNNNNNNNNNNNNNNNNNNNNNNNNNNNNNNNNNNNNNNNNNNNNNNNNNNNNNNNNNNNNNNNNNNNNNNNNNNNNNNNNNNNNNNNNNNNNNNNNNNNNNNNNNNNNNNNNNNNNNNNNNNNNNNNNNNNNNNNNNNNNNNNNNNNNNNNNNNNNNNNNNNNNNNNNNNNNNNNNNNNNNNNNNNNNNNNNNNNNNNNNNNNNNNNNNNNNNNNNNNNNNNNNNNNNNNNNNNNNNNNNNNNNNNNNNNNNNNNNNNNNNNNNNNNNNNNNNNNNNNNNNNNNNNNNNNNNNNNNNNNNNNNNNNNNNNNNNNNNNNNNNNNNNNNNNNNNNNNNNNNNNNNNNNNNNNNNNNNNNNNNNNNNNNNNNNNNNNNNNNNNNNNNNNNNNNNNNNNNNNNNNNNNNNNNNNNNNNNNNNNNNNNNNNNNNNNNNNNNNNNNNNNNNNNNNNNNNNNNNNNNNNNNNNNNNNNNNNNNNNNNNNNNNNNNNNNNNNNNNNNNNNNNNNNNNNNNNNNNNNNNNNNNNNNNNNNNNNNNNNNNNNNNNNNNNNNNNNNNNNNNNNNNNNNNNNNNNNNNNNNNNNNNNNNNNNNNNNNNNNNNNNNNNNNNNNNNNNNNNNNNNNNNNNNNNNNNNNNNNNNNNNNNNNNNNNNNNNNNNNNNNNNNNNNNNNNNNNNNNNNNNNNNNNNNNNNNNNNNNNNNNNNNNNNNNNNNNNNNNNNNNNNNNNNNNNNNNNNNNNNNNNNNNNNNNNNNNNNNNNNNNNNNNNNNNNNNNNNNNNNNNNNNNNNNNNNNNNNNNNNNNNNNNNNNNNNNNNNNNNNNNNNNNNNNNNNNNNNNNNNNNNNNNNNNNNNNNNNNNNNNNNNNNNNNNNNNNNNNNNNNNNNNNNNNNNNNNNNNNNNNNNNNNNNNNNNNNNNNNNNNNNNNNNNNNNNNNNNNNNNNNNNNNNNNNNNNNNNNNNNNNNNNNNNNNNNNNNNNNNNNNNNNNNNNNNNNNNNNNNNNNNNNNNNNNNNNNNNNNNNNNNNNNNNNNNNNNNNNNNNNNNNNNNNNNNNNNNNNNNNNNNNNNNNNNNNNNNNNNNNNNNNNNNNNNNNNNNNNNNNNNNNNNNNNNNNNNNNNNNNNNNNNNNNNNNNNNNNNNNNNNNNNNNNNNNNNNNNNNNNNNNNNNNNNNNNNNNNNNNNNNNNNNNNNNNNNNNNNNNNNNNNNNNNNNNNNNNNNNNNNNNNNNNNNNNNNNNNNNNNNNNNNNNNNNNNNNNNNNNNNNNNNNNNNNNNNNNNNNNNNNNNNNNNNNNNNNNNNNNNNNNNNNNNNNNNNNNNNNNNNNNNNNNNNNNNNNNNNNNNNNNNNNNNNNNNNNNNNNNNNNNNNNNNNNNNNNNNNNNNNNNNNNNNNNNNNNNNNNNNNNNNNNNNNNNNNNNNNNNNNNNNNNNNNNNNNNNNNNNNNNNNNNNNNNNNNNNNNNNNNNNNNNNNNNNNNNNNNNNNNNNNNNNNNNNNNNNNNNNNNNNNNNNNNNNNNNNNNNNNNNNNNNNNNNNNNNNNNNNNNNNNNNNNNNNNNNNNNNNNNNNNNNNNNNNNNNNNNNNNNNNNNNNNNNNNNNNNNNNNNNNNNNNNNNNNNNNNNNNNNNNNNNNNNNNNNNNNNNNNNNNNNNNNNNNNNNNNNNNNNNNNNNNNNNNNNNNNNNNNNNNNNNNNNNNNNNNNNNNNNNNNNNNNNNNNNNNNNNNNNNNNNNNNNNNNNNNNNNNNNNNNNNNNNNNNNNNNNNNNNNNNNNNNNNNNNNNNNNNNNNNNNNNNNNNNNNNNNNNNNNNNNNNNNNNNNNNNNNNNNNNNNNNNNNNNNNNNNNNNNNNNNNNNNNNNNNNNNNNNNNNNNNNNNNNNNNNNNNNNNNNNNNNNNNNNNNNNNNNNNNNNNNNNNNNNNNNNNNNNNNNNNNNNNNNNNNNNNNNNNNNNNNNNNNNNNNNNNNNNNNNNNNNNNNNNNNNNNNNNNNNNNNNNNNNNNNNNNNNNNNNNNNNNNNNNNNNNNNNNNNNNNNNNNNNNNNNNNNNNNNNNNNNNNNNNNNNNNNNNNNNNNNNNNNNNNNNNNNNNNNNNNNNNNNNNN is a window from the Equus quagga isolate Etosha38 chromosome 9, UCLA_HA_Equagga_1.0, whole genome shotgun sequence genome containing:
- the LOC124244585 gene encoding cytochrome P450 4F6-like, which gives rise to MPQLSLSWLGLGPVAASPWLLLLLVGASWLLARVLAWTSTFYDNCCRLRCFPQPPKRNWFWGHLGLAKSNEEGLRLVEDLGHYFRDVHLWWMGPLYPILRLVHPKFVAPLLQAPAAIAPKDMYFYSFLKPWLGDGLLLSAGDKWSHHRRLLTPAFHFEILKSYIKIFNKSADIMHAKWKRLASEGSAHLDMFEHISLMTLDSLQKCVFSFDSNCQENPSEYIAAILELSALVTKRHHQIFMHMDFLYYLTPDGRRFRRACDLVHDFTDAVIQERRRTLFSQDSHDLLKAKAKTKTLDFIDVLLLAKDEDGKGLPDEDIRAEADTFMFGGHDTTASGLSWVLYNLARHPEHQEHCRQEVRELLRDREPKEIEWDDLAQLPFLTMCIKESLRLHPPVAAISRCCTQDIVLPDGRVIPKGNMCVISIFGIHHNPSVWQDPEVYDPFRFNPESPQKRSPLAFIPFSAGPRNCIGQTFTNRQFLKVNQSRAAWYLLEVETGGLLTNQLKGPA